One genomic window of Danaus plexippus chromosome 23, MEX_DaPlex, whole genome shotgun sequence includes the following:
- the LOC116774996 gene encoding cilia- and flagella-associated protein 58-like: MDDEEEFGAAITIGSETTEAEKEFEKVLEQMRESEGLKLYTDVYTKLYDSYYKMKEENFKHQERISYLQGKLGRYDTVVSEYLTEISDSAKTIEQLRAEIDEARSLADAMHSRELAGVESLETMKKTVARLEKELDARKKAGDDDAGATSAVKEKEKFEKEKARLQGELDGATHRLTNALSYIEELEQRNTHAEESIAKLEEQLEEADNNSVRQNRLVEHLKSENNLMKSEVERRGATIGSLNDKLSRTEKFLERRDKQLKDMGMKLEQAQLEQEAASTKAAQLRDQLDNTNAEFDKTKQTLINTSKELKNTIDDGNRLRNEVSKLTKTGLQHMKKFQLLEQAKAGVETDRENLRQQVTVMEREIMLSNKQSEADKREIENLNREKDIMNKNMQKIQNEAMENLQIINRLEQRRKQLETELDVSAVQLNKQRLVVRQLEKDKDRMLEETIALNEKIDEVSEEVRLRTADILDLKKALREELIKSRKLSVALDTTRAERNMLHKNYTEALDEIQDLKQKLKMLAYQIEQLKEDISGKETGLKSCEGALLKCNKKTEQLKSEVQAGLTKLSEAKADITALRQEEARLNRIVQEGDSARAKLMKELEGLINERDVVGAQLVRRNDEISLLYEKIRILEVTLHRGERQYEQRVEDIRLLRLEIIRLRKEKNLLSKGIENMTDLRLEVFNLERELGRERLRVRALEEALETPLNVHRWRKLQGTDPESVHLTQKLRLTQKKVLAQSEMLVLRDRELKETRNLYSAVKDMLALQPSPEIQQTLNRTQRALVQRTSKMKCLIAELSMRERQVTDFRLELTKVSDELHSYKQKYFEMKRALDADEARRLRVPSPGSADNKI, from the exons ATGGATGACGAGGAGGAATTCGGGGCAGCCATCACCATCGGCTCCGAGACCACGGAGGCTGAAAAGGAGTTCGAGAAA GTCCTGGAGCAGATGCGGGAATCTGAGggcttaaaattatatacagatGTGTACACCAAGCTCTACGACTCGTATTACAAGATGAAAGAAGAAAACTTTAAGCACCAGGAAAGAATCTCCTATCTTCAG GGGAAATTAGGACGTTATGACACTGTGGTCTCGGAGTACTTGACTGAGATATCAGATTCAGCTAAAACTATAGAACAACTGAGAGCTGAAATAG ATGAGGCTAGATCATTGGCAGACGCGATGCACTCCAGAGAACTGGCCGGTGTGGAGAGTCTTGAAACTATGAAGAAAACTGTGGCAAGGCTTGAGAAGGAGCTGGACGCCAGGAAGAAGGCTGGCGACGACGACGC TGGTGCGACGTCAGCTGTGAAGGAAAAGGAGAAGTTTGAAAAGGAGAAAGCTCGCCTGCAAGGGGAGTTAGACGGAGCGACTCATAGACTGACGAACGCGCTCAGCTACATAGAGGAGTTGGAACAGAGGAACACTCACGCTGAAGAGAGTATAGCCAAGTTGGAGGAACAGCTGGAG GAAGCGGACAATAACTCCGTCCGTCAGAACAGGCTCGTGGAGCACCTGAAGAGTGAAAATAACCTGATGAAGAGCGAAGTGGAACGTCGAGGAGCTACGATAGGAAGTCTTAACGATAAG CTCAGTAGAACGGAGAAGTTTCTGGAAAGGCGCGACAAACAGCTCAAAGACATGGGGATGAAGTTGGAACAGGCGCAACTTGAACAGGAAGCGGCCTCCACCAAGGCAGCGCAGCTCAGAGACCAGCTCGACAACACCAACGCCGAGTTCGATAAGACAAAACAGACGCTGATCAACACAAGCAAGGAATTAAAG AACACAATAGATGATGGCAACAGACTTCGTAACGAGGTGTCCAAGTTAACGAAGACGGGGCTCCAGCACATGAAGAAGTTCCAGCTATTGGAACAGGCTAAAGCTGGCGTGGAGACTGACAG agAGAACCTGCGTCAACAAGTGACTGTCATGGAGCGGGAGATCATGCTGAGCAACAAACAGTCGGAAGCAGACAAGAGAGAGATAGAGAATCTGAACAGAGAAAAGGACATCATGAACAAGAACATGCAGAAAATACAGA ATGAGGCGATGGAGAACCTTCAAATAATAAACCGTCTGGAACAGCGTCGCAAACAGCTGGAAACAGAGCTGGATGTGAGCGCGGTGCAGCTCAACAAACAGAGGCTGGTCGTCAGACAGCTGGAGAAAGATAAAGACAG AATGCTGGAAGAAACTATAGCTTTGAACGAAAAAATAGACGAAGTCtctg aggAGGTGCGTTTGCGCACCGCGGACATCCTGGACCTTAAGAAGGCTCTGCGCGAGGAGTTGATCAAGAGTCGCAAGCTATCAGTGGCCTTGGACACCACACGCGCCGAAAGAAATATGCTGCATAAAAACTATACCGAAGCGCTGGACGAGATACAGGACTTGAAACAGAAGTTGAAG atgcTGGCCTATCAGATAGAACAGCTTAAGGAGGATATAAGCGGGAAGGAGACCGGCCTCAAGTCCTGTGAGGGTGCTCTCCTGAAGTGCAACAAGAAGACGGAACAGCTCAAGTCCGAAGTGCAGGCTGGACTGACCAAGCTGTCGGAGGCGAAGGCCGACATCACAGCTCTAAGACAGGAAGAGGCCAGGCTCAATAGGATCGTCCAG GAAGGAGATTCAGCAAGAGCGAAGCTTATGAAAGAATTGGAGGGTTTGATTAATGAAAGAGACGTAGTGGGGGCCCAGCTCGTCAGGAGGAATGACGAGATATCACTCCTGTACGAGAAGATAAGAATATTGGAAGTCACGCTGCATAGAG GTGAAAGACAGTATGAACAGCGAGTTGAAGATATAAGACTGCTCCGTCTAGAAATCATAAGATtgagaaaagaaaagaatttGCTGTCAAAGGGCATCGAAAACATGACGGATCTGCGGTTGGAG GTCTTCAATTTGGAACGTGAGCTGGGTCGTGAACGGCTCAGGGTGCGGGCCTTGGAGGAGGCCTTGGAGACGCCGCTGAACGTTCATCGATGGAGAAAGCTGCAGGGAACAGATCCTGAGAGTGTACATCTAACACAAAAATTGAGACTCACACAGAA AAAAGTCCTTGCCCAAAGCGAGATGCTCGTACTCAGAGACCGTGAGCTGAAGGAGACTAGGAATTTGTACAGCGCCGTCAAGGATATGCTGGCCTTACAACCCAGTCCAGAAATACAG caAACGTTGAACCGAACGCAGCGTGCCCTAGTCCAGAGAACCAGCAAAATGAAATGTCTCATCGCAG AGCTGAGCATGCGTGAGAGACAAGTGACGGACTTCAGACTGGAGCTGACGAAAGTCAGCGACGAGCTTCACTCCTACAAACAGAAGTACTTCGAAATGAAGCGCGCCCTGGACGCTGATGAGGCGAGGAGGCTCAGGGTCCCGTCCCCCGGCAGCGcggataacaaaatataa
- the LOC116774935 gene encoding C-terminal-binding protein yields MDKRKMLPKRARMDSMRGPIANGPLQSRPLVALLDGRDCTVEMPILKDVATVAFCDAQSTSEIHEKVLNEAVGALMWHTIILTKEDLEKFKALRIIVRIGSGVDNIDVKAAGELGIAVCNVPGYGVEEVADTTMCLILNLYRRTYWLANMVREGKKFTGPEQVREAAAGCARIRGDTLGIVGLGRIGSAVALRAKAFGFNVIFYDPYLPDGIEKSLGLTRVYTLQDLLFQSDCVSLHCSLNEHNHHLINEFTIKQMRPGAFLVNTARGGLVDDEGLAAALKQGRIRAAALDVHENEPFNVFQGPLKEAPNVLCTPHAAFYSDASAQELREMAASEIRRAIVGRIPDCLRNCVNKDYFLAGAAPVLAPPPPIAAPQPPAPAYTEAGMNGGYYGGGGAQAAHSTTAVHEAPALPPQTAPQPPPQPPITLPINTSDPANHQLKQESSDVH; encoded by the exons ATGGACAAACGCAAGATGCTGCCAAAGAGAGCGCGCATGGATAGCATGCGGGGTCCCATCGCTAACGGACCACTGCAGTCGag GCCCCTGGTGGCGTTGCTCGACGGTAGAGACTGCACCGTCGAGATGCCCATACTGAAGGACGTGGCTACCGTCGCCTTCTGCGACGCACAGTCCACATCCGAAATACACGAGAAGGTGCTGAACGAGGCAGTCGGCGCTCTCATGTGGCACACCATCATACTCACCAAGGAGGACCTGGAGAAGTTCAAGGCGCTCAGGATCATTGTGCGCATCGGCTCCGGCGTAGACAACATCGACGTCAAGGCCGCCGGCGAGTTGG GCATAGCGGTTTGTAACGTGCCGGGTTACGGCGTTGAGGAGGTGGCCGACACCACCATGTGTCTCATACTGAACCTCTACAGACGGACGTACTGGCTGGCCAACATGGTGCGCGAGGGGAAGAAGTTCACAG GTCCGGAGCAGGTCCGCGAGGCGGCGGCCGGCTGTGCCCGTATCCGCGGCGACACGCTGGGTATCGTGGGTCTGGGCCGGATCGGCTCGGCCGTGGCGCTCCGGGCGAAGGCCTTCGGCTTCAACGTCATCTTCTACGACCCCTACCTGCCCGACGGCATCGAGAAGTCGCTGGGGCTCACCAGGGTCTACACGCTGCAG GATCTACTATTCCAGAGTGACTGTGTGTCATTGCACTGCAGCTTAAACGAACACAATCACCAtcttattaatgaatttactaTCAAACAAATGCGTCCAG GGGCGTTCCTGGTGAACACGGCCCGCGGCGGGCTGGTCGACGACGAGGGTCTAGCGGCGGCTCTCAAACAGGGACGGATCCGGGCGGCGGCGCTAGACGTGCACGAGAACGAACCCTTCAACGTCTTCCAG GGTCCGCTGAAGGAGGCTCCCAACGTCCTGTGCACGCCTCACGCCGCCTTCTACTCGGACGCCTCCGCCCAGGAACTGAGAGAAATGGCCGCCTCCGAGATACGACGAGCTATCGTCGGACGTATACCTGACTGTCTCAGGAACTGTGTCAATAAG GACTACTTCCTAGCGGGCGCCGCGCCGGTGCTGGCGCCGCCTCCGCCCATCGCAGCGCCTCAACCCCCAGCGCCCGCCTACACTGAAG CGGGTATGAACGGCGGCTACTACGGCGGCGGGGGCGCTCAGGCCGCTCACTCCACGACGGCGGTCCACGAGGCGCCCGCGCTGCCGCCCCAGACGGCGCCGCAACCTCCGCCTCAACCGCCCATCACGCTC CCGATAAACACGTCGGACCCGGCCAATCATCAGCTGAAGCAGGAGAGCTCGGACGTTCACTAA